The sequence TCCTGTAGCCTTTGGCAAAGGCTATAGTTCCACCCCATCCTCCTCTGCGTCCTCGCCTGcttcctcctcagcctcggcAGCCACCTCCTTCTCACTGGGCTCAGGAACCTTCAAGGCCCAGGAGTCTGGTCAGGGCAGCACAGCGGGCCCCCTACGGCCCCCGCTTCCTGGGGCTGGGGGTCCAGCGACACCTTCCAAGGCTACCCGGTTCCTCCCAACGGATCCTGCCACCTTCCGGCGCAAGAGACCTGAAAGTGTGGGTGGCCTGGAGCCGCCAGGCCCCTCAGTCATCGCGGCCCCTCCCAGCGGAGGAGGAAGCATTCTGCAGACACTGGTGCTGCCCCCAAACAAGGAGGAGCAAGAGGGTGGCGGAGCCAGAGTGCCCTCCGCCCCCGCCCCATCACTGGCCTATGGGGCCCCAGCAGCTCCCCTGTCCCGTCCTGCTGCCACCATGGTCACCAACGTGGTGCGGCCTGTCAGCAGCACTCCTGTGCCCATCGCCTCTAAGCCCTTCCCCACCTCTGGCCGGGCTGAGGCGTCTCCAAATGACACAGCAGGTGCCAGGACTGAAATGGGCACTGGGTCTCGGGTGCCTGGGGGCTCCCCGCTGGGTGTCAGCTTAGTGTATTCGGACAAGAAGTCGGCAGCAGCCACCTCACCAGCCCCACATTTGGTGGCTGGACCCCTGCTGGGCACTGTGGGAAAGGCGCCTGCCACTGTCACTAACCTACTGGTGGGCACCCCGGGGTATGGGGCCCCTGCGCCCCCTGCTGTCCAGTTCATTGCCCAGGGGGCCCCTGGCGGTGGGACCACTGCGGGCTCAGGAGCAGGTGCTGGGAGTGGCCCCAATGGGCCAGTACCCCTGGGCATCCTGCAACCAGGTGCCCTGGGCAAGGCTGGGGGAATCACCCAGGTACAGTACATCCTGCCCACGCTGCCCCAGCAGCTTCAGGTGGCACCTGCCCCAGCACCAGCCCCTGGGACCAAGGCAGCGACTCCCAGCGGCCCTGCACCCACCACCAGCATCCGTTTCACCCTCCCACCGGGCACTTCCACCAACGGCAAAGTCTTGGCCGCCACTGCACCCACTCCTGGCATCCCCATCCTGCAGTCTGTACCCTCCGCCCCACCCCCCAAAGGTGAGACCTGGGCCGGGCAGCACTAGGAGAGGGGCCGTAAACCTATTTGACTCCCTTGTAACCTTTTTGTTTCTTGCCTCTTAACTTCCAGCCCAGTCAGTTTCTCCCGTGCAGGCCCCGCCCCCAGGTGGCTCAGCCCAACTGCTGCCTGGGAAGGTCCTAGTGCCCTTGGCCGCCCCTAGCATGTCAGTGCGGGGTGGAGGGGCCGGCCAGCCGCTGCCACTGGTGAGCCCACCCTTCTCAGTACCTGTGCAGAATGGTGCCCAGCCCCCCAGCAAGGTGAGGGACTGCTTTTCTCTCTACGTGCTGGGTGTTGGCCCCTGTACCCcaccatttctttgtttttccttcaatCTTCTCTCCTTTTCCGTGTCTCTGGTTCTCTGTCTTGCTATCTTCCGTGATTTTTTTGTGCATCCTGACTTTCTCAAGTTCTCAGTGTCTGTACCctactctgtgtccccacctccCACTGTTATCTTGCCCATCCTGTTCTCACCCCAAGTTCTGTGTTCCTTGCTTTTGCTTAGAGCCCCACTTTAGGTCTTGGTCCTCCCCTGCCCCAGTCAGGGGCCACAGCTCATCCTGGCCTATGGGTGCCCTTCCCCACAGATCATCCAGCTGACCCCGGTGCCTGTGAGCACACCCAGCGGCCTGGTGCCGCCCCTGAGCCCAGCCACACTCCCTGGACCCACTTCACAGCCTCAGAAggtcctgctgccctcctccacCAGGTAATTGCAGCTGAGCCCACACTCAGAGGCCAGGGAAGGGGTGGGGCGGGGCCAGCTTACCTCACTCctccccatttcctctccctGCGGCAGAATCACCTATGTGCAGTCAGCGGGCGGGCACGCGCTGCCCCTGGGTACCAGCCCTGCATCCAGCCAGGCTGGAACAGTCACCTCGTACGGGCCCACGAGCTCTGTAGCTCTAGGCTTCACCTCGCTGGGGCCCAGTGGCCCCGCCTTCGTGCAGCCCCTGCTCTCAGGTGAGGGGCGGCCTGGCAGGCAGTGCTGGGGAcccagggtggggctgaggcagtcTGGGCCCTAACTTGGtctcctgcttctccttctctgtctctcagcAGGCCAAGCCCCACTGCTGGCTCCCGGTCAGGTGGGCGTGTCGCCTGTGCCCAGTCCCCAGCTGCCACCTGCCTGTGCAGCCCCCGGAGGTCCTGTCATAACGGCGTTTTACTCTGGCAGCCCTGCACCCACCTCCTCAGCACCCCTGGCCCAGCCGTCCCAGGCCCCCCCAAGCCTGGTCTACACTGTGGCCACCAGCACAACCCCACCTGCAGCCACCATTCTGCCCAAGGGCCCGCCAGCCCCTGCCACTGCCACCCCAGCCCCGACTAGCCCTTTCCCTAGTGCCACAGGTAGGTGTCAGATCAACCCAGAGCAGGGTGAGTTGGGGGACCCAGGGGATGGGCTCCAGTCAGGCCTTGCTCAGCAAACACTTTTCTCACCACTAGCAGGTTCCATGACCTACAGCTTAGTGGCCCCCAAGGCCCAGCGGCCCAGCCCGAAGGCCCCCCAGAAAGTGAAGGCAGCCATCGCCAGCATTCCTGTGGGGTCCTTTGAGGCAGGTGCCTCTGGGCGACCTGGCCCTGCACCCCGGCAGCCTCTGGAGCCTGGCCCAGTCCGAGAGCCAACTGCCCCAGACTCTGAGCTTGAGGGGCAGCCCACACCACCAGCCCCTCCACCTGCCCCAGAGACCTGGACTCCCACGGCCCGGAGCAGCCCCCCACCGCCCCCGCCTGCTGAGGAGCGGACCAGCGCCAAGGGTCCTGAGACCATGGTGAGTGCCTGCAGGCCGTGGGGCTCCCACTGCCACTTGGCTGTGCCTCTCCGTTGACGTCTTTGCTTTTCTGTCCTACTCCTCTTCCCTCCATGCCTGTGTGTCTCTCAGGTTAAAGGGTCCCCCTGTCCTTTCTGCCTGCCTGTGTTGCCTCCCCTCCCATCTGAGGCCCCTGTCTTGGccttcctgaggctgtgtgaCGGCCTTCTCGAGGGGTCTGCCGGGCGGGTTCAGATCCAACTCTGTTTCTGGCCTTTGCCCCAGATTCTGAGCTCAGTGTTCTCCATCTCCCTGCCTATCTCCATCCCAGGCCAGCAAATTCCCCAGCTCATCTTCAGACTGGCGCGTCCCTGGGCAGGGCCTGGAGAATCGTGGGGAGCCTCCCactcctcccagcccagccccagctccagccgTAGCCCCTGGTGGCAGCAGCGAGAGCAGCAGTGGGCGGGCAGCCGGGGATACCCCCGAGCGCAAGGAGGCGGCTGGTACTGGCAAGAAGGTGAAGGTGCGGCCCCCGCCCCTGAAGAAGACCTTTGACTCTGTGGACAAGTGAGCATGGGCTGGGGCCTTGGTGGAGCGTTTGGGGTGGTGGGAGTGGGAGCCGCtgcaggccgaggcgggagagGTGACCCTGCCAGCCCTCCAGCAGGGTCCTGTCAGAAGTGGACTTCGAAGAGCGCTTTGCTGAGCTGCCTGAGTTTCGGCCTGAGGAGGTGCTGCCCTCCCCCACCCTGCAGTCTCTGGCCACCTCACCCCGGGCCATCCTGGGCTCTTACCGCAAGAAGAGGAAGAACTCCACGGGTAGGCGAGCGTCGGACAACCAGGGTCCATAGGTGGAGGGCAGACTGGGGCCACCTGCACTGAGTCTGCTTCTGTTTGGCCAGACCTGGATTCAGCACCCGAGGACCCTACCTCGCCCAAGCGCAAGATGAGAAGACGCTCCAGCTGCAGCTCGGAGCCCAACACCCCCAAGAGTGCCAAGTGCGAGGGGGACATCTTCACCTTTGACCGTACAGGTGCCGTGGTGGGCAGAACTCGGGGGGCCTGCAAGAGGAGTGGGTCTCTGGAAGGCAGTTAGAGTGGGAGAGGTAGGGTGGGTCCATCCAGGCTGGGAGGAAGCACAGCCTGTCAGGGCTGGGTTCTGGAGTCTGGCAGGCCCCTAAGTTGCCCTGTGACTGTGGGCGGGACCCCTCTCTGACTCCACTGTGAAATAGAATGCAGTGAGGGCTCGGATGGGCACTCAGACGGTGGTAGGAAggccctgctgctgctgcagccttGCCATGCTGCCTGTGCCCTGCACAGGTACAGAAGCCGAGGATGTGCTTGGGGAGCTAGAGTATGAGAAGGTGCCGTACTCCTCCCTGCGGCGCACCCTAGACCAGCGCCGGGCCCTGGTCATGCAGCTCTTCCAGGACCATGGCTTCTTCCCATCAGGTGAGCCTGTCTTGGAGTCTTGGGGTCACTCGGGTGTGACTTGTCTGCACATCTCATCCTGTGCTCCCCACTGTTTTTCTGtctccagcccaggccacagcCGCCTTCCAGGCCCGCTATGCAGACATCTTCCCCTCCAAGGTTTGTCTGCAGTTGAAGATCCGTGAGGTGCGCCAGAAGATCATGCAGGCAGCCACTCCCACCGAGCAGCCCCCTGGAGCTGAGGCTCCTCTCCCTGTACCGCCCCCCACTGGCACCgctgctgcccctgcccccactcccagccctgcagggggcCCTGACCCCACCTCGCCCAGCTCCGACTCTGGCACGGTCCAGGCTGCCCCGCCACTGCCTCCGCCCCCAGAGTCGGGGCCTGGACAGCCTGGCTGGGAGGGGGCTCCCCAGCCCTCTCCCCCACCGCCAGGTCCCTCCACAGCTGCCACAGGCAGGTGAGGGAACCCTGAGAACATGCCAGGACTCATAGTACCCCCTCAGGACATGGACAGTATGTGGGGGCAGGAAGGTTATCTCCTCTCGGGTAAAGCCATTTCGTCCCCTCCAGTTTGGGGCGGAATGAGGCCTGCTCCTCTTGTAAATACCCCCTTCCCTTGAAGCTCCCTCCCGGTGCTGGGGGGCAGCTGAGGGGCCGCAGGGGCAGTCTCCCTCCTCCAAGCCCCTGTACATAACCTGGAGTGTGTGACCTTCAGAGCTTTTCACTTTATGCAAAATGGCTCCTGTGAGGGCTGCAAGCTGGAGGGTGGTGTGGGCCTTGGGCCACAGGGAGGCGCCTGTGGAATACGGGGAGTTCATGCACCCCTTTTTTCCCCAGAGGGGCTGGACTCAGGTTagtttgggggtgggggctccTGCACTTTGCCACAGGCACGGGGAGGGTTTTCTCCTCACCCCCTCTGCCCTCCCAACTTGGGTTGTACTTTCTAAGAAGGTGATTCCCCCTGCCCTTGCCCCCTTCCCCAGAACAAAACATGTTGATCATGTGCAATATTTCTTACTGTGCCGAGAAGCCACAATGAGCGAGATTAAAGCTGTTTAACACACCTGTGTGGCTGCAGGCTCTTAACAGGGAGGGCTGTTGGTTGTACGTCCTGTCCTCAGTTGTTGTGGAGCGGTATGCTTTCCATGATGTGGGGGGAACAATTCCAGTACCACTGCCCCCAACATCAGAGGAACCCCACAGGCCAGGTCACTGACTTGCTGTGGAACAGATGGCCCCTCTCCAGTTTAGGAGCCCAGGGAGTCTCAATGCCTGCTGGCCCCGTTCTCAGCCATTGGACTGCATGAGTTTGGGGAAGGCCTGAGGCAAGATGCCACCTGATGGTTTAGCCTCACTGGCTCTGGGGTCATTCGTCCTCAGGAAACAGGCCCCAAGAGGTCTTAGCCCAGAGGTGGTAGTGGGTGGGAGGGAGCCTAGTCTACCTGGAGTACTCTTGTCCTGTGACCCCTGCTACCCCCATGTGGCCTGGGCCAGCACTGCAACTGGGCTTGACCCCTCCCCTGAGTGACACCCCTCCTGCTCAGCATGTGGACACAGTGCCCACCCGAGGTGACAGATACCCACACCATGTGTGGAGGGATGACAACTAGCAGTGGGAGGATCAGGACATCTCCACAGAAGCGGCATCTAAGCTAGAGCTGGAGCACCTGGAagttccagccagggcaacagcaTATGCAGAGATGGACAGGGTACGCTGGGCTTGACTGTACTGGGTCACTGTGTTCCCAGAATTCTTGCTTGACCTTGGTCTTGTAGGATAGTGCTGGCAAGCCGGTCTTACCTAGTGTTTACTGATTGGTAGCGCCTGCCTGAAGCACACTATTGTGATAGTGGAAATTAACCTAACCTCAAGAATCACAGTGCCTTGATGGATCAGTGATGCCTCCCCTGGGCAGAAATAGAACcacagtcaggcatggtggctcatgtctgtgatgcctgcaccctgggaggccaaggtgggtggattgcttgagctcaggagtcagaccaggctgggcaacatggcaaaaccacttctctacaaaaaatacaacaagctggacatagtggcacaggcttatagtcccagctattcaggaggctgaggtgggtggatcacttgagcctgggaggttgatgTTGCAGTGGGCTGTGGTCTcaccactgtactttagcctgggtgatggagagagaccctgtcttacaCAAAAAACCTTGCAGAACTGCAGGGTCACAGATCAGGATAAGGACTAGTGGTGGTACCCAGATACCCAGACAGGTTTGACCATAAAGCAGGAAACAGCTCACCGAGGAAGGAGAGTTTAATGTTGTGGGAAGGCAGCAGGATGCTTAGGGTgcgggctccagcaggggagcACCTTGGCCCTGGTCTTGGGCCAGCAGACGTAGAAGCA comes from Macaca fascicularis isolate 582-1 chromosome 19, T2T-MFA8v1.1 and encodes:
- the CIC gene encoding protein capicua homolog isoform X21, whose product is MYSAHRPLMPASSAASRGLGMFVWTNVEPRSVAVFPWHSLVPFLAPSQPDPSVQPSEAQQPASHPVASNQSKEPAESAAVAHERPPGGTGGADPGRPPGATCPESPGPGPPHPLGVVEPGKGPPPTTEEEAPGPPGEPRLDSETESDHDDAFLSIMSPEIQLPLPPGKRRTQSLSALPKERDSSSEKDGRSPNKREKDHIRRPMNAFMIFSKRHRALVHQRHPNQDNRTVSKILGEWWYALGPKEKQKYHDLAFQVKEAHFKAHPDWKWCNKDRKKSSSEAKPTSLGLAGGHKETRERSMSETGTAAAPGVSSELLSVAAQTLLSSDAKVPGSSSCGAERLHTVGGPGSARPRAFSHSGVHSLDGSEVDSQALQELTQMVSGPASYSGPKPSTQYGAPGPFAAPGEGGALAATGRPSLLPTRASRSQRAASEDMTSDEERMVICEEEGDDDVIADDGFGTTDIDLKCKERVTDSESGDSSGEDPEGNKGFGRKVFSPVIRSSFTHCRPPLDPEPPGPPDPPVAFGKGYSSTPSSSASSPASSSASAATSFSLGSGTFKAQESGQGSTAGPLRPPLPGAGGPATPSKATRFLPTDPATFRRKRPESVGGLEPPGPSVIAAPPSGGGSILQTLVLPPNKEEQEGGGARVPSAPAPSLAYGAPAAPLSRPAATMVTNVVRPVSSTPVPIASKPFPTSGRAEASPNDTAGARTEMGTGSRVPGGSPLGVSLVYSDKKSAAATSPAPHLVAGPLLGTVGKAPATVTNLLVGTPGYGAPAPPAVQFIAQGAPGGGTTAGSGAGAGSGPNGPVPLGILQPGALGKAGGITQVQYILPTLPQQLQVAPAPAPAPGTKAATPSGPAPTTSIRFTLPPGTSTNGKVLAATAPTPGIPILQSVPSAPPPKAQSVSPVQAPPPGGSAQLLPGKVLVPLAAPSMSVRGGGAGQPLPLVSPPFSVPVQNGAQPPSKIIQLTPVPVSTPSGLVPPLSPATLPGPTSQPQKVLLPSSTRITYVQSAGGHALPLGTSPASSQAGTVTSYGPTSSVALGFTSLGPSGPAFVQPLLSAGQAPLLAPGQVGVSPVPSPQLPPACAAPGGPVITAFYSGSPAPTSSAPLAQPSQAPPSLVYTVATSTTPPAATILPKGPPAPATATPAPTSPFPSATAGSMTYSLVAPKAQRPSPKAPQKVKAAIASIPVGSFEAGASGRPGPAPRQPLEPGPVREPTAPDSELEGQPTPPAPPPAPETWTPTARSSPPPPPPAEERTSAKGPETMASKFPSSSSDWRVPGQGLENRGEPPTPPSPAPAPAVAPGGSSESSSGRAAGDTPERKEAAGTGKKVKVRPPPLKKTFDSVDNRVLSEVDFEERFAELPEFRPEEVLPSPTLQSLATSPRAILGSYRKKRKNSTDLDSAPEDPTSPKRKMRRRSSCSSEPNTPKSAKCEGDIFTFDRTEAEDVLGELEYEKVPYSSLRRTLDQRRALVMQLFQDHGFFPSAQATAAFQARYADIFPSKVCLQLKIREVRQKIMQAATPTEQPPGAEAPLPVPPPTGTAAAPAPTPSPAGGPDPTSPSSDSGTVQAAPPLPPPPESGPGQPGWEGAPQPSPPPPGPSTAATGR
- the CIC gene encoding protein capicua homolog isoform X20, whose amino-acid sequence is MYSAHRPLMPASSAASRGLGMFVWTNVEPRSVAVFPWHSLVPFLAPSQPDPSVQPSEAQQPASHPVASNQSKEPAESAAVAHERPPGGTGGADPGRPPGATCPESPGPGPPHPLGVVEPGKGPPPTTEEEAPGPPGEPRLDSETESDHDDAFLSIMSPEIQLPLPPGKRRTQSLSALPKERDSSSEKDGRSPNKREKDHIRRPMNAFMIFSKRHRALVHQRHPNQDNRTVSKILGEWWYALGPKEKQKYHDLAFQVKEAHFKAHPDWKWCNKDRKKSSSEAKPTSLGLAGGHKETRERSMSETGTAAAPGVSSELLSVAAQTLLSSDAKVPGSSSCGAERLHTVGGPGSARPRAFSHSGVHSLDGSEVDSQALQELTQMVSGPASYSGPKPSTQYGAPGPFAAPGEGGALAATGRPSLLPTRASRSQRAASEDMTSDEERMVICEEEGDDDVIADDGFGTTDIDLKCKERVTDSESGDSSGEDPEGNKGFGRKVFSPVIRSSFTHCRPPLDPEPPGPPDPPVAFGKGYSSTPSSSASSPASSSASAATSFSLGSGTFKAQESGQGSTAGPLRPPLPGAGGPATPSKATRFLPTDPATFRRKRPESVGGLEPPGPSVIAAPPSGGGSILQTLVLPPNKEEQEGGGARVPSAPAPSLAYGAPAAPLSRPAATMVTNVVRPVSSTPVPIASKPFPTSGRAEASPNDTAGARTEMGTGSRVPGGSPLGVSLVYSDKKSAAATSPAPHLVAGPLLGTVGKAPATVTNLLVGTPGYGAPAPPAVQFIAQGAPGGGTTAGSGAGAGSGPNGPVPLGILQPGALGKAGGITQVQYILPTLPQQLQVAPAPAPAPGTKAATPSGPAPTTSIRFTLPPGTSTNGKVLAATAPTPGIPILQSVPSAPPPKAQSVSPVQAPPPGGSAQLLPGKVLVPLAAPSMSVRGGGAGQPLPLVSPPFSVPVQNGAQPPSKIIQLTPVPVSTPSGLVPPLSPATLPGPTSQPQKVLLPSSTRITYVQSAGGHALPLGTSPASSQAGTVTSYGPTSSVALGFTSLGPSGPAFVQPLLSAGQAPLLAPGQVGVSPVPSPQLPPACAAPGGPVITAFYSGSPAPTSSAPLAQPSQAPPSLVYTVATSTTPPAATILPKGPPAPATATPAPTSPFPSATGSMTYSLVAPKAQRPSPKAPQKVKAAIASIPVGSFEAGASGRPGPAPRQPLEPGPVREPTAPDSELEGQPTPPAPPPAPETWTPTARSSPPPPPPAEERTSAKGPETMASKFPSSSSDWRVPGQGLENRGEPPTPPSPAPAPAVAPGGSSESSSGRAAGDTPERKEAAGTGKKVKVRPPPLKKTFDSVDKVLSEVDFEERFAELPEFRPEEVLPSPTLQSLATSPRAILGSYRKKRKNSTDLDSAPEDPTSPKRKMRRRSSCSSEPNTPKSAKCEGDIFTFDRTGTEAEDVLGELEYEKVPYSSLRRTLDQRRALVMQLFQDHGFFPSAQATAAFQARYADIFPSKVCLQLKIREVRQKIMQAATPTEQPPGAEAPLPVPPPTGTAAAPAPTPSPAGGPDPTSPSSDSGTVQAAPPLPPPPESGPGQPGWEGAPQPSPPPPGPSTAATGR
- the CIC gene encoding protein capicua homolog isoform X18, producing the protein MYSAHRPLMPASSAASRGLGMFVWTNVEPRSVAVFPWHSLVPFLAPSQPDPSVQPSEAQQPASHPVASNQSKEPAESAAVAHERPPGGTGGADPGRPPGATCPESPGPGPPHPLGVVEPGKGPPPTTEEEAPGPPGEPRLDSETESDHDDAFLSIMSPEIQLPLPPGKRRTQSLSALPKERDSSSEKDGRSPNKREKDHIRRPMNAFMIFSKRHRALVHQRHPNQDNRTVSKILGEWWYALGPKEKQKYHDLAFQVKEAHFKAHPDWKWCNKDRKKSSSEAKPTSLGLAGGHKETRERSMSETGTAAAPGVSSELLSVAAQTLLSSDAKVPGSSSCGAERLHTVGGPGSARPRAFSHSGVHSLDGSEVDSQALQELTQMVSGPASYSGPKPSTQYGAPGPFAAPGEGGALAATGRPSLLPTRASRSQRAASEDMTSDEERMVICEEEGDDDVIADDGFGTTDIDLKCKERVTDSESGDSSGEDPEGNKGFGRKVFSPVIRSSFTHCRPPLDPEPPGPPDPPVAFGKGYSSTPSSSASSPASSSASAATSFSLGSGTFKAQESGQGSTAGPLRPPLPGAGGPATPSKATRFLPTDPATFRRKRPESVGGLEPPGPSVIAAPPSGGGSILQTLVLPPNKEEQEGGGARVPSAPAPSLAYGAPAAPLSRPAATMVTNVVRPVSSTPVPIASKPFPTSGRAEASPNDTAGARTEMGTGSRVPGGSPLGVSLVYSDKKSAAATSPAPHLVAGPLLGTVGKAPATVTNLLVGTPGYGAPAPPAVQFIAQGAPGGGTTAGSGAGAGSGPNGPVPLGILQPGALGKAGGITQVQYILPTLPQQLQVAPAPAPAPGTKAATPSGPAPTTSIRFTLPPGTSTNGKVLAATAPTPGIPILQSVPSAPPPKAQSVSPVQAPPPGGSAQLLPGKVLVPLAAPSMSVRGGGAGQPLPLVSPPFSVPVQNGAQPPSKIIQLTPVPVSTPSGLVPPLSPATLPGPTSQPQKVLLPSSTRITYVQSAGGHALPLGTSPASSQAGTVTSYGPTSSVALGFTSLGPSGPAFVQPLLSAGQAPLLAPGQVGVSPVPSPQLPPACAAPGGPVITAFYSGSPAPTSSAPLAQPSQAPPSLVYTVATSTTPPAATILPKGPPAPATATPAPTSPFPSATGSMTYSLVAPKAQRPSPKAPQKVKAAIASIPVGSFEAGASGRPGPAPRQPLEPGPVREPTAPDSELEGQPTPPAPPPAPETWTPTARSSPPPPPPAEERTSAKGPETMASKFPSSSSDWRVPGQGLENRGEPPTPPSPAPAPAVAPGGSSESSSGRAAGDTPERKEAAGTGKKVKVRPPPLKKTFDSVDNRVLSEVDFEERFAELPEFRPEEVLPSPTLQSLATSPRAILGSYRKKRKNSTDLDSAPEDPTSPKRKMRRRSSCSSEPNTPKSAKCEGDIFTFDRTGTEAEDVLGELEYEKVPYSSLRRTLDQRRALVMQLFQDHGFFPSAQATAAFQARYADIFPSKVCLQLKIREVRQKIMQAATPTEQPPGAEAPLPVPPPTGTAAAPAPTPSPAGGPDPTSPSSDSGTVQAAPPLPPPPESGPGQPGWEGAPQPSPPPPGPSTAATGR
- the CIC gene encoding protein capicua homolog isoform X23, encoding MYSAHRPLMPASSAASRGLGMFVWTNVEPRSVAVFPWHSLVPFLAPSQPDPSVQPSEAQQPASHPVASNQSKEPAESAAVAHERPPGGTGGADPGRPPGATCPESPGPGPPHPLGVVEPGKGPPPTTEEEAPGPPGEPRLDSETESDHDDAFLSIMSPEIQLPLPPGKRRTQSLSALPKERDSSSEKDGRSPNKREKDHIRRPMNAFMIFSKRHRALVHQRHPNQDNRTVSKILGEWWYALGPKEKQKYHDLAFQVKEAHFKAHPDWKWCNKDRKKSSSEAKPTSLGLAGGHKETRERSMSETGTAAAPGVSSELLSVAAQTLLSSDAKVPGSSSCGAERLHTVGGPGSARPRAFSHSGVHSLDGSEVDSQALQELTQMVSGPASYSGPKPSTQYGAPGPFAAPGEGGALAATGRPSLLPTRASRSQRAASEDMTSDEERMVICEEEGDDDVIADDGFGTTDIDLKCKERVTDSESGDSSGEDPEGNKGFGRKVFSPVIRSSFTHCRPPLDPEPPGPPDPPVAFGKGYSSTPSSSASSPASSSASAATSFSLGSGTFKAQESGQGSTAGPLRPPLPGAGGPATPSKATRFLPTDPATFRRKRPESVGGLEPPGPSVIAAPPSGGGSILQTLVLPPNKEEQEGGGARVPSAPAPSLAYGAPAAPLSRPAATMVTNVVRPVSSTPVPIASKPFPTSGRAEASPNDTAGARTEMGTGSRVPGGSPLGVSLVYSDKKSAAATSPAPHLVAGPLLGTVGKAPATVTNLLVGTPGYGAPAPPAVQFIAQGAPGGGTTAGSGAGAGSGPNGPVPLGILQPGALGKAGGITQVQYILPTLPQQLQVAPAPAPAPGTKAATPSGPAPTTSIRFTLPPGTSTNGKVLAATAPTPGIPILQSVPSAPPPKAQSVSPVQAPPPGGSAQLLPGKVLVPLAAPSMSVRGGGAGQPLPLVSPPFSVPVQNGAQPPSKIIQLTPVPVSTPSGLVPPLSPATLPGPTSQPQKVLLPSSTRITYVQSAGGHALPLGTSPASSQAGTVTSYGPTSSVALGFTSLGPSGPAFVQPLLSAGQAPLLAPGQVGVSPVPSPQLPPACAAPGGPVITAFYSGSPAPTSSAPLAQPSQAPPSLVYTVATSTTPPAATILPKGPPAPATATPAPTSPFPSATAGSMTYSLVAPKAQRPSPKAPQKVKAAIASIPVGSFEAGASGRPGPAPRQPLEPGPVREPTAPDSELEGQPTPPAPPPAPETWTPTARSSPPPPPPAEERTSAKGPETMASKFPSSSSDWRVPGQGLENRGEPPTPPSPAPAPAVAPGGSSESSSGRAAGDTPERKEAAGTGKKVKVRPPPLKKTFDSVDKVLSEVDFEERFAELPEFRPEEVLPSPTLQSLATSPRAILGSYRKKRKNSTDLDSAPEDPTSPKRKMRRRSSCSSEPNTPKSAKCEGDIFTFDRTEAEDVLGELEYEKVPYSSLRRTLDQRRALVMQLFQDHGFFPSAQATAAFQARYADIFPSKVCLQLKIREVRQKIMQAATPTEQPPGAEAPLPVPPPTGTAAAPAPTPSPAGGPDPTSPSSDSGTVQAAPPLPPPPESGPGQPGWEGAPQPSPPPPGPSTAATGR
- the CIC gene encoding protein capicua homolog isoform X22 yields the protein MYSAHRPLMPASSAASRGLGMFVWTNVEPRSVAVFPWHSLVPFLAPSQPDPSVQPSEAQQPASHPVASNQSKEPAESAAVAHERPPGGTGGADPGRPPGATCPESPGPGPPHPLGVVEPGKGPPPTTEEEAPGPPGEPRLDSETESDHDDAFLSIMSPEIQLPLPPGKRRTQSLSALPKERDSSSEKDGRSPNKREKDHIRRPMNAFMIFSKRHRALVHQRHPNQDNRTVSKILGEWWYALGPKEKQKYHDLAFQVKEAHFKAHPDWKWCNKDRKKSSSEAKPTSLGLAGGHKETRERSMSETGTAAAPGVSSELLSVAAQTLLSSDAKVPGSSSCGAERLHTVGGPGSARPRAFSHSGVHSLDGSEVDSQALQELTQMVSGPASYSGPKPSTQYGAPGPFAAPGEGGALAATGRPSLLPTRASRSQRAASEDMTSDEERMVICEEEGDDDVIADDGFGTTDIDLKCKERVTDSESGDSSGEDPEGNKGFGRKVFSPVIRSSFTHCRPPLDPEPPGPPDPPVAFGKGYSSTPSSSASSPASSSASAATSFSLGSGTFKAQESGQGSTAGPLRPPLPGAGGPATPSKATRFLPTDPATFRRKRPESVGGLEPPGPSVIAAPPSGGGSILQTLVLPPNKEEQEGGGARVPSAPAPSLAYGAPAAPLSRPAATMVTNVVRPVSSTPVPIASKPFPTSGRAEASPNDTAGARTEMGTGSRVPGGSPLGVSLVYSDKKSAAATSPAPHLVAGPLLGTVGKAPATVTNLLVGTPGYGAPAPPAVQFIAQGAPGGGTTAGSGAGAGSGPNGPVPLGILQPGALGKAGGITQVQYILPTLPQQLQVAPAPAPAPGTKAATPSGPAPTTSIRFTLPPGTSTNGKVLAATAPTPGIPILQSVPSAPPPKAQSVSPVQAPPPGGSAQLLPGKVLVPLAAPSMSVRGGGAGQPLPLVSPPFSVPVQNGAQPPSKIIQLTPVPVSTPSGLVPPLSPATLPGPTSQPQKVLLPSSTRITYVQSAGGHALPLGTSPASSQAGTVTSYGPTSSVALGFTSLGPSGPAFVQPLLSGQAPLLAPGQVGVSPVPSPQLPPACAAPGGPVITAFYSGSPAPTSSAPLAQPSQAPPSLVYTVATSTTPPAATILPKGPPAPATATPAPTSPFPSATGSMTYSLVAPKAQRPSPKAPQKVKAAIASIPVGSFEAGASGRPGPAPRQPLEPGPVREPTAPDSELEGQPTPPAPPPAPETWTPTARSSPPPPPPAEERTSAKGPETMASKFPSSSSDWRVPGQGLENRGEPPTPPSPAPAPAVAPGGSSESSSGRAAGDTPERKEAAGTGKKVKVRPPPLKKTFDSVDNRVLSEVDFEERFAELPEFRPEEVLPSPTLQSLATSPRAILGSYRKKRKNSTDLDSAPEDPTSPKRKMRRRSSCSSEPNTPKSAKCEGDIFTFDRTGTEAEDVLGELEYEKVPYSSLRRTLDQRRALVMQLFQDHGFFPSAQATAAFQARYADIFPSKVCLQLKIREVRQKIMQAATPTEQPPGAEAPLPVPPPTGTAAAPAPTPSPAGGPDPTSPSSDSGTVQAAPPLPPPPESGPGQPGWEGAPQPSPPPPGPSTAATGR